Part of the Primulina huaijiensis isolate GDHJ02 chromosome 15, ASM1229523v2, whole genome shotgun sequence genome is shown below.
taatttttacttgattgtTGTAAGAAACGAGCCGTTCAGATGCAAGGTATGAGAAAATGCAATAGCTAGCCATtggacacaagaatatgacaaTTGGAAAAAAAGTTATGTACTCTTTCTGACATTACAATGGTCTTATTTGATTTTCTTGTAGGTTGCTGGTGCGTTCCGGTTCCAGGAGCAAAATGGTTGAATGAATGAACTGGTCGGATGAGCAAAATGGTCGAGTGGATGATCAAAATGGTCGAGTGAAACAGTCGTGTAAAATGTGGTCTGGTTCGGTGAATATAGCTCATGATTCGTTGATTCTGGGCAAAATGGCAAACATGAACATTATAGCTCTTTTTCTTAGCTTTCTATAGAATCAAGAATCACTCAATTTAGAGTTCATATAAAAGATATATGCTTGAAATACCGGAGTGATACAAGATTGAGCTCTTTCTTCAATCTGTGTAGAACCAACAACTTCATCGCAAATTATTAGGCTTTTATTCTTCGATTCAAAATCTTTGAAGATGATTTAtagatcattgtcttatctttccaacttATGTTGAATCGTTCCAGTACAATTATTGAGTTtaaagatatcatcaaaatatcaGAACTGGTCTATCGAGCCATCTGACTCGAGGATGTTTGGTCCGTTGAATCTTGCGACCACCGTTTCACCTCGATAACATCCTAATTCACTCGAACTATGATTTCTAGATAATTGAGTTAACTTTCAAACTGATTGGGCCAATAGTTATTTAGATTACCGGTTTTTAAGATATCATTGAAATACTTGATATCGTCAGATTTTCAGTTTGACTTCATTTAACTACCAGCTTGTTAAATCTCTCAACCTGACATCTTGTAACTATACACTtattaaatatgttaaaaacacACCAACAAGTTTTGctataattaaaatcaagattgatTACGTTTCCGCAAACCAACAACTATGttctaataaatataaataaattgaataaaaatacaaCTAGTtaactatatatttatttttattttataaaaatacttGCTATACATAAAAGAAATACCTCCCGgaatacaaattaaaataatgtcCATCAAACAATACAAGAGGATGACATGGTTTTGGATTAATCTGAATGTAAAACCATCTTCTTCATCTGCTTTACCTCACAAACACATACAAGAATTTTCCATAATAATTGCAGCTcctaaattacaaaaataaacataaaaatgatacaaaacatattttaaaaaatggatcCCTTGCAACTTGCCTAAGGATCCGCACGTCCCGCGATTTGATCGTCATCGCTATCAGTCTGGCCATCACTGAATGCCTCATCCTCGCTTACTTCTTCGTCGCTCTCTTCCGTTAAAGTGTTTACGATGTGTTCTTTCTTTGCATAACGCTCACAGTACTCTGCACAGGCACATATAATCTTGGTCGTcggataatttttatttatttatacattCTTCGACTTCTTTATTTACTCGGGACCTTAATCCTATGCATACAGCAATACTTAAATGTTGAGTAGATCATTTATACGCATAATCCTAAAGGTGCATAAAAAGTTAGAAAATTTAGGAGGTCGTATActtgtatatcaaaatattagtCAAACAAAGATGGAATAGCTAAGTTTTCACTAACTGTCTATGCACACAGAGAAAATGTAAAGGCGAGACTGCAACCAACCAATCTTATTATTATCTTCTCGTATTAGTGCGATTTGAAACTATGGATTCATAAGAGAAGAAGAATGAATCGAATCACCTTTCACTTTTTGATCGTATTGCACCTTATCTTTCATCATGAGAGACGCTGCGTCCCCATTCAGAGGGTCAGATGGGTTCGGATAGAGCAAAAGCTGTGGCAGGAAGACCTCAAACACATTCAAGAGATCTGCACATAAAATTATAGGATTCTTGATAGCCCAGTTGCTGGAGCCtagaaattcaatttttggattttatattttttcatgtagtttaaaatattaaattataaaccaAAGCTAGTTCTATCTGAAAAAAAGGATACCTGCCCATGGGGATGTCCCCTTTTAGGGGATCGAatatggataaaaaaaattactatccAATTGAGTATGGGTTGGATAGCAAAAATAACGCAGATGCGGATATCTCCATTTAATGGAAGGAATATAAATcagaaaatataatatcaaactaAGTTAGATAGAACAGCGAAAATAGCACATGGACTGGACTTCTACCTAATGTCATTCATGATAGGGTCTAGAATGGATAAATCACGATACCTACAAAGTACCTACTTCTTAAAGGATAATGAGACATGATAAAACCGGATTGCGTAGAGCATGccatattttttattaagaGTTACACGTGTAGAATGACGATACATAAAATGCGACTTCCTTTTTCTGGGAACTCTCAACTTACCAAACATTGGACTCCATGACTGGTTAATGACATCCAAGCACACAGAACCGGACCTATTACAGAAAAAATTGGATTTCGTTAGCACCATAAACTAAGCAACACCTGAAACAAAGGAAAGCTATTGTAAACCAAACATTAGAATGTACAAGCAACATTAGGATACTGGAGAAACCTCCATACTTTTATTTGTCAATACCTACCATacgaaaaagaaaaatagactCACAGCTCATCGACATTTGGGTGGAAAATTTTGTTGAGAAACCCAATGGAAGGAGATTTGTAAGGATAAGCATCAGGAAGTTCAACACGAACTTTCCAAACTCCGCCTTCGTAAGGACCTGCAATAAAGTAGCAAGAATATCACATCCATTTGTGGCGCTATTGTGCCATAAGCCCACGGGCAAAGCCCAAACTCAAAAGATTTATCATATCAGGTGATAGGTCTGAAATTTAGAAACCATTCCATAATCCCAAGGAACTGATGTGGGCTCACTACAGCTCATATTAAGAGGGTAAACGGTAACCATATAATGGAACCTATAAAGCCAAGGTAACATTACTTTCTTTCGGACCGTGAAATTCCACATTGAACTCATTGATTCCATCATTTATTGGTTCAACACTGTAGTCACTCATCATTCTACAGCCAGAAAAGTAAACAAACACAGAAGTATTAAAAGAATGCTCATCATACTCAGAAAAAACATGAAGGGGTCAAAATATTATCAGAGAATGAGATCGAGGAAGCCCTTACAGTTTCATGACATCCATATCCCGCCTTTTGCTTGGAGAAGACATTTTGTAGAATTACCTGTTCCCAGCCTATGGAGGAACACGACGAAAACAAAATCATATGTTTATTTCAAAACATAGAAAAAATACTTAATAGAGGAACCAAGATCACAAGGGTACAATTATCCGACATAAAATTATTCATATCGGCTCCTTAATATATCTGTCCTTTCATTAACTTAAAAGGAAATAAATTATCCCTTTTGTGGTAAAGGCCATGCAGGACAAACCATGTTCTTAGATTTCATTGAAGTAATAGCATAGGCCATTTGAAAATAAACTAAGAGCGCAGAAACATTGAAGTTAATGGCTATTAACCAGTTCAATCTCTCTCACAACACAGATTGTTTCCCACATTTCAAACTCAACAGGGGAACTTCACAAGCAAATGATTTGTTTTTGCTACAATTACTCTTTTTAAAACAACATTTTCATAAATGCTAATGATTCCACTCTTTTAACTATGTAGTTTTCACGCATCGTTGCTGGGTTTGCCCTATTTCAAACTCTTCTCATTATCTTATAAACTATTCTGCTAACCATGAAAGGTTGAAAACACAACAGAGTCCTAGTATGATGAATGAAATATTCATTATTCTAATTTCCAGAACTAATTTAGGCACACCGCACTGACGATCCGTGCAGGAAAAACCTCACGTGAAATCGATAGCTCCTAATTGAGGTCCCACTGATACTCCAATTGGTAAACTTTTGTTTTCACTCTATCCTCCCTCTCTTGGTTCATGAAAACTAATATGAAATCTGTATAAACAATCTGTGGGACATAAGCAATCATCAAACTAGGCAAACACATGTTCAAGAACCAACCAAGAATCCAACCTCCAATGCATagagaaaaaatattcaatCCAGAAAATAACAAACATCCCACTaatcaaaatataaatcaagaatcagcaaatcacaaaaaaaccaaaatcacCCACTTCAAAACCTAAAAACGAAAACCCAGATAATTTCTTTccaaaaaaacagaaaaaaagaAGCAAGATTAGCATCATCTATCAACTCACGCCCAAAACGATCCAATCTCGATCGCTAGATCAATAGCCCACAAGACtgtacgtgtgtgtgtgtatatatatatttctgttCAGCAGGATGTGGACGTATTGAAGATAATAATGAAGATAAGAAACCATAAAGCGACGAGGAAAGCAAACGAATTTTAGGTGTCGAAATGCTAGTATAGAATCCTTGTGTTGgtctcaaagattttggtttCAAGTTTGCACGTGGCCTCGCTTTAGCGACGCATACGAAAACTTGGCTAAACGTGGGAAAAAGACAAGGCGTTGGTCACCTCCGCCTTTTCCTCTGCACCGCACAATGTTCCTCAGTTTTCGCATTGTTCAGAcggtaatttttatttatttacagaCATGGTAATAAATCAAATCTTTGGCCCGTATGTTGGGCTTGGCTTaattgttttgaaatttgggCTTGGCCCATTTGAGGCTCGACGACGTCGTTTAACGAAAGTATACAAACCGTCAAGCAGCCAGTCAACAGTTTCGTGTCTGCATGTGGGCGGTAAAAACTACCCAGACAACAACGCCACGACGCAATTACCATTTCTTCAGCACAATGAGCGAAGTGAAGCAGAGCCGAGGGAATGGGAGTCCACGGCCTCTGGGAATTGCTGGCGCCAGTTGGCTGCCGCGTCTCCGTAGAAACCCTCACCGGAAAGAAACTCGCCATCAGTACGTAAAAGCGCTGACCTTAATGACTCTATTGTACGTATCCCCATTGTTCGCTCTTACTTCTTGTGTGTGTTAGATGCGAGCATATGGATGATACAGTTTATGAAGGCGATGAGAGATGAGAAGGGAGAGTTGGTTCGGAATGCTCACATTTTGGGATTTTTCCGTCGGATTTGCAAGAAGCCGGTTTTTGTgtttgatggtggaataaaaatttgatttttaattggAATCTCAAAATCTTCGATGTGATTTtcttcatcgctcttgataggTCAAGGCAATGAGGCTGAAAGAACTGGCAGCCGATCTTGAAAATCAGAGACAGAAGAATGATGTCAAAGGAAAGAAGGCCATCATAGAGGAACCAAACACACAGAAAGTAAATGATGAGGTGCTCAAAATTTGGAGTCGGGTAGAGCTGGATGAAATGTGAGATTCTTTATGGATTTGCACTTGATTGTTGTTTTAgagttaattatatttttgactCTGTCGTGTATTGATTAAGGTCGGTAGCATCTCTTGCCGCGGAAGAAAATGAGGATTTTACTGCTGACGCACCCAGATCAGGTGCAGCTAGGATTCCGGGTGACAAAATTTACGAAGATGAAGAAAATGATGATGAAGAGATGATACTGGTGAGGTTATATTTTGTAATTCCACCCACTCTAGGCCTGCAAAAGCAGTTGTGTGCG
Proteins encoded:
- the LOC140958880 gene encoding ubiquitin-conjugating enzyme E2 5-like, producing the protein MSSPSKRRDMDVMKLMMSDYSVEPINDGINEFNVEFHGPKESPYEGGVWKVRVELPDAYPYKSPSIGFLNKIFHPNVDELSGSVCLDVINQSWSPMFDLLNVFEVFLPQLLLYPNPSDPLNGDAASLMMKDKVQYDQKVKEYCERYAKKEHIVNTLTEESDEEVSEDEAFSDGQTDSDDDQIAGRADP